The proteins below are encoded in one region of Chloroherpetonaceae bacterium:
- a CDS encoding gas vesicle protein, translated as MSKDGITYSTGSSSLADILERVLDKGVVIAGDIKVNLADVELLSIKIRLVICSVEKAMQMGINWWQSDPMLSSEARTKELEQENIELKARLEALEKQLSTLLPPQPKP; from the coding sequence ATGAGCAAAGATGGCATCACCTACTCCACTGGCAGCAGCTCACTGGCCGATATTTTGGAGCGCGTCTTAGACAAAGGCGTGGTCATTGCTGGCGACATTAAGGTCAATCTGGCAGATGTAGAGCTGCTTAGCATTAAAATTCGTCTGGTAATTTGCTCCGTCGAGAAAGCAATGCAAATGGGCATCAATTGGTGGCAGAGCGACCCAATGCTGTCCAGCGAAGCACGCACCAAAGAATTAGAGCAAGAAAACATAGAACTCAAAGCGCGGCTTGAAGCGCTCGAGAAGCAACTTTCAACGCTTTTGCCGCCGCAACCTAAACCCTAA
- a CDS encoding Hsp20/alpha crystallin family protein, with amino-acid sequence MAQEKSKDPVSTILEGIERLAQLAETLQQKAETFSREGEIDLSALKEGMKARYSIALKTVSGGNAARAARFTTKFTSSASVRQQPSNSASVPKTIEPDTDLFVEATAIKIYVQLPGVQEKDIRLVLRGDILELEAKGTRQHFYKEILLPKPVQPSSLEKHLRNGVLEISLWLSV; translated from the coding sequence ATGGCACAAGAAAAGTCCAAGGATCCAGTTAGCACCATTCTGGAAGGCATTGAGCGACTGGCACAGCTGGCAGAAACTCTGCAGCAGAAAGCAGAAACCTTCTCAAGAGAAGGAGAGATTGATTTAAGTGCCCTTAAAGAGGGAATGAAGGCTCGATACAGCATTGCTCTAAAGACGGTTTCAGGAGGAAATGCAGCGCGTGCTGCACGCTTTACCACTAAGTTTACTTCATCGGCAAGCGTGCGCCAGCAGCCAAGTAACTCTGCTTCTGTGCCAAAAACTATTGAGCCTGACACAGACCTCTTCGTAGAAGCGACGGCAATTAAAATCTATGTGCAGTTGCCCGGTGTGCAAGAAAAAGATATTCGGCTCGTGCTGCGAGGTGACATTTTAGAGCTGGAAGCGAAGGGTACACGGCAACATTTTTACAAGGAAATTTTGCTGCCTAAGCCTGTTCAGCCCAGTTCGCTGGAAAAGCATCTACGCAATGGTGTGTTGGAGATTAGCCTGTGGCTGTCGGTCTAA
- the ggt gene encoding gamma-glutamyltransferase, which produces MRKLLLTVFALFIWLANISLLLWAQDRITGKSFATRSEVIAQNGMVCTSQPLATQIGLDILRQGGTAVDAAIAANAALGLMEPTGCGIGGDLFAIVWDAKTKKLYGLNASGRSPYALTLKEFKDRGLKRIPSVGPLPVSVPGCVDGWFELHKRFGKLPMKTLLAPAIKYAREGFPVSELIAYYWERNVAALAQFPNVKEVYAPNGRTPKKGEIFKNPLLANTLEKIANGGRDAFYKGEIPKIIETFMKAQGGFLTAKDFEDHKSEWVEPVSTTYRGYTVWELPPNSQGIAALQMLNILEGYDFQKIPFGSKEHIHLFVEAKKLAFEDRAKYYADPDFAKVPVAALISKEYANERRKLISMERAARRIEAGNPALKEGGTIYLTTADKDGNMVSLIQSNYRGMGSGMVPDGLGFMLQNRGELFSLNEGDANVYAPHKRPFHTIIPAFVTKDGEPFLSFGVMGGEFQPLGHVQILMNIIDYGMNIQEAGDAPRIAHEGSSEPTGEKMTDGGTVLLETGFAHETIRELLKLGHRVGYGLSSYGGYQAIMYDAKNKVYYGASESRKDGQAAGY; this is translated from the coding sequence ATGAGAAAATTACTTTTGACTGTGTTTGCACTCTTTATATGGCTTGCTAACATTTCGCTCTTGCTTTGGGCACAAGACCGTATCACAGGCAAGAGCTTTGCCACACGCTCAGAAGTGATTGCACAGAACGGAATGGTTTGCACTAGCCAGCCCCTTGCTACCCAGATTGGGCTTGATATTTTGCGGCAAGGCGGCACCGCAGTTGATGCGGCGATTGCAGCCAACGCTGCACTCGGGCTTATGGAACCGACAGGCTGTGGTATCGGCGGCGACTTGTTTGCAATTGTCTGGGATGCCAAAACCAAAAAACTCTATGGGCTCAATGCCAGCGGTCGCTCCCCTTATGCGCTTACACTTAAAGAGTTCAAAGACCGTGGCTTAAAGCGAATTCCTTCCGTCGGGCCGCTGCCTGTGAGTGTGCCCGGTTGTGTAGATGGCTGGTTTGAGTTACATAAGCGGTTTGGCAAACTGCCGATGAAAACTTTGCTCGCCCCTGCCATCAAGTATGCCCGCGAGGGCTTCCCTGTCTCAGAGCTGATTGCTTACTACTGGGAGCGTAATGTTGCAGCCCTTGCGCAGTTTCCAAATGTGAAAGAAGTCTATGCCCCTAATGGGCGCACTCCCAAGAAAGGCGAAATCTTCAAAAACCCTCTTCTTGCCAATACGCTCGAGAAAATTGCAAACGGTGGCCGAGACGCATTCTACAAGGGTGAGATTCCCAAAATCATTGAGACCTTTATGAAAGCGCAAGGTGGCTTTCTGACCGCAAAAGATTTTGAAGACCATAAGTCTGAGTGGGTCGAGCCCGTTTCTACCACTTATCGTGGCTATACGGTTTGGGAACTGCCGCCCAATAGTCAAGGCATTGCTGCTTTGCAGATGCTAAACATCTTGGAAGGATACGACTTTCAGAAAATCCCTTTTGGCAGCAAAGAGCATATCCACTTATTCGTAGAAGCAAAGAAACTTGCGTTTGAAGACCGCGCCAAATATTACGCTGACCCTGACTTTGCCAAGGTGCCAGTTGCTGCACTGATTTCGAAAGAGTATGCCAATGAACGGCGCAAACTCATCAGCATGGAGCGTGCAGCACGCCGCATTGAAGCAGGGAATCCTGCCCTTAAAGAGGGTGGCACCATTTACCTTACCACAGCGGATAAAGACGGCAATATGGTCTCGCTGATTCAGAGCAATTATCGTGGCATGGGGTCAGGTATGGTGCCAGATGGACTTGGTTTTATGCTACAGAACCGTGGAGAACTGTTCTCGCTAAATGAAGGCGATGCAAACGTGTATGCCCCTCATAAGCGTCCATTCCATACGATTATTCCTGCTTTCGTTACCAAAGACGGAGAGCCTTTCCTGAGCTTTGGCGTAATGGGCGGTGAATTTCAACCGCTTGGACATGTGCAAATCTTGATGAACATTATTGACTACGGAATGAACATTCAAGAAGCAGGTGATGCTCCTCGCATTGCACACGAAGGCTCCTCTGAACCTACGGGCGAAAAAATGACAGATGGCGGCACGGTTCTGCTGGAAACTGGATTTGCACACGAAACCATACGCGAGCTTCTGAAGCTCGGTCATCGTGTTGGCTACGGTTTGAGCAGCTATGGCGGTTACCAAGCCATAATGTATGATGCGAAAAATAAGGTCTACTACGGCGCTTCAGAATCACGCAAAGATGGGCAAGCCGCAGGATATTAG
- a CDS encoding BCD family MFS transporter, producing the protein MSHLQSNSSTLSASSTKLAAPSTGQPIDLHRDDTRLSNFELETLSREIPLPRVLQICLLQFSTAIVFVLLNSTLNRVMIVEYQIDAWIVGVLIGLHNLMAGIRPIIGYYSDTHLFFGYRRTPHVILGNLILVMGVLISVHGLMLVKDNYALGLAIIVLAFTLYGLGINMTGTMFYALLADSAGEKHKAKAVTVGWFVLIFGVILVSGLVSNYLKDFSTERLISLFWIGSGFAILFTWLAMLGTEKRFAKESEIVLNTKRDMSFKNAMKTLLAHKTVYEFFIFMFVTVVAIQGQDVILEPFGAELFGMSVSETAKLTQLWGMGTMLGILTLGLFFVNRIGKKRTTYLGCAASAVGFLVICLSPLVSEAMFKAGVFLLGIGNGALTVGTLTIMMDMTTKENAGVFMGVWGAAQALANFVANTTGGAIRDLSLWLSSNHYVGYATAFTVEMILLFVAIALLRVININEFKTPRPIETLVAVVGRED; encoded by the coding sequence ATGTCGCACCTGCAGTCAAACTCAAGCACATTGAGCGCCAGTTCCACAAAACTGGCTGCACCCTCAACGGGGCAACCCATAGACTTGCACAGAGACGACACCCGCCTCAGCAACTTTGAGTTAGAGACCCTGTCACGGGAAATTCCACTGCCGCGTGTCTTGCAGATTTGCCTGTTGCAATTCTCAACAGCGATTGTCTTTGTTCTGCTCAATAGCACCCTCAATCGCGTGATGATTGTGGAATATCAAATTGATGCGTGGATTGTCGGTGTCTTGATTGGACTGCACAACCTGATGGCTGGGATTCGTCCTATCATTGGCTACTACTCCGATACGCATCTCTTTTTCGGCTATCGCCGCACACCCCATGTGATTTTGGGTAACTTGATTCTGGTTATGGGTGTGCTGATTTCCGTTCACGGCTTAATGCTGGTCAAAGATAACTATGCGCTCGGCTTAGCTATCATTGTTCTTGCTTTCACGCTCTACGGTTTAGGCATCAATATGACGGGCACAATGTTTTATGCTCTGCTTGCGGATAGTGCTGGTGAAAAGCATAAAGCAAAGGCGGTAACAGTTGGTTGGTTTGTGCTCATCTTTGGTGTCATTTTGGTCTCTGGGCTAGTGAGCAACTACCTCAAAGATTTTTCAACGGAGCGCCTTATATCACTATTTTGGATAGGCAGCGGCTTTGCTATTCTCTTCACTTGGCTTGCTATGCTTGGCACAGAGAAGCGATTTGCCAAAGAAAGCGAAATTGTTTTGAACACGAAACGCGACATGAGCTTTAAGAATGCGATGAAAACACTTTTGGCGCACAAGACCGTCTATGAATTCTTCATCTTTATGTTCGTTACTGTTGTCGCCATTCAGGGTCAAGATGTCATTCTGGAGCCTTTTGGTGCTGAACTCTTCGGCATGAGCGTCTCTGAGACGGCTAAGCTCACACAGCTTTGGGGAATGGGCACGATGTTAGGCATTCTGACACTGGGTCTCTTTTTTGTTAATCGCATTGGCAAGAAGCGCACAACCTACTTAGGCTGTGCCGCCTCGGCTGTTGGGTTCTTGGTCATCTGCCTCTCGCCGCTGGTTAGTGAAGCGATGTTCAAGGCAGGGGTTTTTCTCTTGGGAATCGGTAATGGCGCTCTTACAGTTGGCACACTCACGATTATGATGGATATGACCACCAAAGAAAATGCGGGTGTCTTTATGGGCGTGTGGGGTGCTGCACAAGCCTTAGCCAACTTCGTCGCTAATACAACTGGCGGCGCAATTCGTGACCTTTCACTCTGGCTCTCGAGCAATCACTACGTTGGTTATGCAACGGCATTTACCGTTGAAATGATTTTGCTCTTTGTTGCTATTGCGCTGCTGCGCGTGATTAACATCAACGAATTTAAAACGCCGCGCCCGATTGAGACATTGGTTGCCGTTGTTGGCAGAGAAGACTGA
- a CDS encoding cysteine desulfurase, whose protein sequence is MKKIYLDSASTTPLEPCVWEKLQPYLSTHFGNASSIHSFGQLTKAVLEEARSELAKQLGAKPAEIFFTSGGTEANNFALKGFVFSAIRENVPVRIISSRLEHKAVLESLSWIETVCRVPVCFIQHDTAGRLDLDDLRKQLAAERTSRTLVSLMHANNELGNLNPIEQIAAMVKEYGAVLHTDAVQSVGKVKIDVKQLGAEMLSLSGHKFHAPKGIGALFIRQGTRVEPLLHGGSHERNLRAGTENYAFAFAQSEALRRANESIEQTTAHIARLQQLFLNELEKSEVPFERNGDKERALPHIVNLTFKLAGQRKLARDVLLLALDAAGVAVSSGSACTSGTEKPSHVLLALGKSEAEARASIRVSFSKLNTAEEVVEAAQRIAEVVRKLQ, encoded by the coding sequence ATGAAAAAAATTTACCTTGACAGCGCTTCAACCACGCCGCTGGAGCCATGTGTGTGGGAAAAGTTGCAGCCGTATCTATCCACGCACTTTGGCAATGCGTCCTCTATTCATTCATTCGGGCAGCTAACAAAAGCAGTGTTGGAAGAAGCACGAAGCGAGCTGGCAAAGCAACTGGGAGCAAAGCCGGCTGAAATTTTCTTCACATCTGGCGGCACGGAAGCCAATAACTTTGCGCTGAAAGGTTTTGTGTTCTCAGCAATCCGAGAAAATGTGCCCGTGCGCATTATCAGTTCACGCTTGGAGCACAAAGCCGTGCTGGAAAGCCTGTCGTGGATTGAGACGGTGTGTCGCGTACCAGTTTGTTTCATCCAGCACGATACAGCTGGGCGACTCGACCTTGACGATTTGCGAAAACAACTGGCTGCTGAACGCACATCAAGAACATTGGTCAGCTTGATGCACGCAAATAATGAGCTGGGTAATCTCAATCCGATTGAACAGATTGCGGCGATGGTAAAAGAGTATGGTGCAGTGCTGCACACCGATGCCGTGCAATCAGTTGGCAAAGTGAAAATTGATGTAAAGCAGCTGGGCGCAGAGATGCTGTCACTTTCAGGGCATAAGTTCCACGCACCAAAAGGCATCGGAGCACTGTTTATTCGGCAAGGCACTCGAGTAGAACCACTCTTGCATGGTGGCAGCCATGAGCGCAATCTGCGAGCAGGCACAGAAAACTACGCCTTTGCTTTTGCACAAAGTGAAGCCCTACGGCGGGCAAACGAATCCATTGAACAGACAACAGCGCACATTGCAAGGCTGCAGCAGCTCTTTCTAAATGAGCTGGAAAAAAGTGAAGTGCCTTTTGAGCGAAACGGTGACAAGGAGAGGGCGTTGCCGCATATTGTCAATCTCACCTTCAAGTTAGCGGGACAAAGGAAACTGGCGCGTGACGTGCTGCTCTTGGCGTTAGATGCGGCAGGTGTGGCGGTGTCCAGCGGTAGTGCTTGCACCAGCGGCACAGAGAAGCCCTCTCATGTGCTGCTTGCGCTTGGAAAGAGCGAAGCAGAGGCACGTGCCAGCATACGTGTCTCTTTTTCAAAGCTCAACACGGCAGAAGAGGTAGTGGAGGCGGCGCAGCGCATTGCGGAGGTGGTGCGCAAACTGCAGTAG
- the chlG gene encoding chlorophyll synthase ChlG, with amino-acid sequence MSSPTIESLPTLSDEARQALQLEIQRASLDEAKLAKIRAALDNVNRPGIRLDVRAIPRLMKPVTWFPPMWAFLCGAVSTGADLLANWHIVVAGLILAGPLMCAMSQTMNDYFDREVDAINEPDRPIPAGLISKSASWIVTFTLIGLAFIISYWIHPFVLAISFASVLMSHIYSGPPLRAKNNGWFGNLVVGLAYEGVAWLTGSFSLTKGMPSAESIGLAIVFSLGAHGIMTLNDFKSVIGDRIRGVRSIPVQLGERRAAMLACAVMNAAQVIALGILIIKAQFVAATFAFVLLLIQQPMQQILIRHPKERAIWYNSFGTLLYVLSMMVSAIGVRP; translated from the coding sequence ATGAGTTCACCAACGATTGAGTCGCTCCCAACGCTATCTGATGAAGCCCGTCAGGCTTTACAGCTGGAAATTCAGCGCGCTTCGCTCGATGAAGCAAAACTTGCTAAAATCAGAGCCGCTTTGGATAATGTTAATCGTCCCGGCATTCGTTTGGATGTTCGCGCCATTCCACGCTTAATGAAGCCCGTTACATGGTTTCCACCGATGTGGGCTTTTCTGTGTGGCGCAGTCTCCACTGGCGCAGATTTGCTTGCAAACTGGCACATTGTTGTTGCAGGCCTAATCTTGGCTGGCCCTCTTATGTGCGCTATGTCGCAAACAATGAACGACTATTTTGACCGCGAAGTCGATGCCATCAACGAGCCTGACCGACCGATTCCAGCAGGACTTATTTCCAAATCGGCCAGTTGGATTGTAACCTTTACGCTCATCGGCCTTGCGTTTATTATCTCCTACTGGATCCACCCCTTTGTGCTAGCGATTTCATTCGCAAGTGTCCTCATGTCGCACATCTATTCAGGACCGCCGCTACGCGCTAAAAACAATGGCTGGTTCGGCAATTTAGTGGTCGGACTGGCTTACGAAGGCGTGGCGTGGCTAACGGGCAGTTTTTCACTCACGAAAGGGATGCCAAGCGCTGAATCTATCGGGTTGGCTATCGTTTTCTCACTGGGAGCACACGGCATTATGACGCTCAACGATTTCAAATCGGTCATTGGCGACCGCATTCGTGGGGTGCGCTCTATTCCCGTGCAGCTCGGTGAGCGGCGCGCTGCGATGCTTGCCTGTGCGGTGATGAATGCTGCCCAAGTCATTGCATTAGGTATTCTCATTATCAAAGCGCAGTTTGTGGCCGCCACATTTGCTTTTGTTCTGCTGCTTATTCAGCAACCTATGCAGCAAATTCTCATTCGCCACCCCAAAGAGCGCGCTATTTGGTATAACTCTTTCGGTACGTTGCTCTATGTGCTCTCAATGATGGTCTCTGCGATTGGCGTTCGCCCATAG
- a CDS encoding alpha/beta hydrolase, with translation MSILSTARCDLYYEDSASHDPHHRQKPTILFINGWALSGRYWQPTIEALADACRTVTFDQSGTGRTRFRQHRPSFTIEGFADEASALIEHLRLGVDAPLHIVGHSMGSMVAAELFHRYASRAASLTIIACGIFEYSAADLRFQMQMLATFLRATMSAKRLFKYAPLRHAFIAKAASRPIPTEYANIILEDFLTVDDDAATAVGTFSLRHDISLRYTEHLLTANAPMCLIVGDKDRTIPPAGMITLFEKRQLHTSAPTTFVRFPSLGHLPMLEDTPAFAGVLRQYVLQSETAAHCYDTHASRFQNA, from the coding sequence ATGAGCATACTTTCTACGGCGCGCTGTGATTTATACTACGAAGATAGCGCCAGTCATGACCCACATCACCGCCAGAAGCCCACGATTTTATTCATCAACGGTTGGGCGCTTTCCGGACGATACTGGCAACCAACGATTGAGGCACTTGCCGATGCTTGCCGAACCGTTACCTTTGACCAGAGTGGCACAGGGCGCACGCGATTTCGTCAGCATCGTCCTTCATTCACTATTGAGGGCTTTGCTGATGAAGCCAGTGCTCTCATTGAGCATCTTCGACTTGGTGTCGATGCACCGCTGCACATCGTTGGGCATTCAATGGGCTCAATGGTGGCGGCAGAACTTTTTCACCGATATGCTTCACGCGCTGCCTCGCTTACAATTATTGCCTGTGGCATTTTCGAATACAGCGCCGCTGACCTGCGCTTTCAGATGCAGATGCTTGCTACGTTTCTGCGCGCCACGATGAGCGCTAAACGGCTCTTCAAGTATGCGCCGCTTCGGCACGCCTTTATTGCCAAAGCCGCTTCTCGCCCGATTCCAACCGAATATGCCAATATCATTCTTGAAGACTTCTTGACGGTTGATGATGATGCGGCGACAGCGGTCGGCACATTCTCGCTGCGCCATGATATTTCACTTCGCTACACGGAGCATCTGCTGACGGCGAATGCGCCAATGTGCCTCATCGTTGGCGACAAAGACCGCACAATCCCGCCTGCTGGAATGATTACGCTTTTTGAAAAGCGTCAGTTACACACCTCAGCACCCACTACATTTGTGCGTTTCCCATCACTTGGGCATTTGCCTATGCTGGAAGATACGCCTGCCTTTGCAGGGGTTTTGCGCCAGTATGTGCTCCAGTCTGAGACGGCTGCACATTGCTATGACACGCATGCATCACGTTTTCAAAACGCATAA
- a CDS encoding silent information regulator protein Sir2: MPIKRRAVIFSGAGLSAESGLATFRDSGGLWENHRIEDVASPEGWQRNPKLVLDFYAERFRRYRACQPNAAHYAIARLQEKFEVINITQNIDTLLEQAGCQTVWHLHGRADMQKCEWHYDIFADGDPRFRCDFKSPITKPIEWGDRCPKCGGQLRPDVVWFGEAVDMRRPYLEELIDTAEIFIGVGTSAQVYPAAGLLTLFADTPRKFFIDPNPAVEMLYGFQVFKGKAAEEMPKLVEQLLQD, encoded by the coding sequence ATGCCTATAAAACGCAGAGCCGTAATTTTTAGCGGAGCAGGACTTTCTGCCGAAAGCGGCTTAGCGACGTTTCGCGACAGCGGAGGACTGTGGGAAAATCATCGCATTGAAGATGTGGCATCGCCAGAGGGCTGGCAGCGCAATCCAAAGCTGGTGCTGGACTTCTATGCGGAGCGGTTTCGGCGATACCGTGCCTGCCAACCCAATGCGGCACACTATGCAATTGCGCGTCTGCAGGAAAAATTTGAAGTCATTAATATCACGCAAAACATTGATACGCTCTTGGAGCAAGCAGGCTGCCAGACAGTGTGGCATTTGCACGGGCGCGCCGATATGCAAAAGTGTGAGTGGCATTATGACATTTTTGCTGATGGCGACCCACGTTTTCGGTGCGATTTCAAATCACCAATCACTAAGCCGATAGAGTGGGGGGATAGGTGTCCAAAGTGTGGCGGTCAGCTTCGACCCGATGTGGTCTGGTTTGGTGAAGCCGTTGATATGCGCCGCCCATATTTGGAAGAGCTGATTGACACCGCAGAAATCTTTATCGGTGTCGGCACTTCTGCACAGGTCTATCCTGCTGCAGGCTTGCTGACGCTCTTTGCCGATACACCAAGAAAATTTTTCATTGACCCAAATCCAGCTGTAGAAATGCTCTACGGCTTTCAAGTCTTCAAAGGCAAAGCCGCCGAAGAAATGCCAAAGTTGGTAGAGCAGCTGTTGCAAGATTGA
- a CDS encoding dihydroorotate dehydrogenase electron transfer subunit, which translates to MFDTITAHTLVRDERLPVVRNLHLTPSLNILGLHAPYLASVLKAGQFLEIKTSDSLVPLLRRPFSVHRIEGDIVEIMVKVVGIGTQQLYDAREGETLQTLAPLGNAFGYDKDDFDLALLVSGGIGVAPMALLQAALEARQKEVYNFVGARTAEDIVTRYLSNVQVATDDGSLGYKGTVVALFEQVLPTFQGKRLRVFGCGPNRMLSALCKLCNSHGIPCEVSIESTMGCGIGICYGCPIRVRDSSGKVHQKLLCRYGSVVDAKEIVFDEE; encoded by the coding sequence ATGTTTGACACAATCACTGCTCACACTTTGGTGCGCGATGAGCGCTTACCCGTCGTGCGAAATTTGCACCTGACACCCAGCCTTAACATTCTGGGCTTGCATGCACCGTACTTGGCCTCAGTGCTCAAGGCAGGTCAATTTCTTGAAATCAAAACCAGTGATTCACTGGTGCCCCTTCTGCGCCGTCCATTTAGTGTGCACCGCATTGAAGGCGACATTGTAGAAATTATGGTCAAAGTTGTTGGCATTGGCACACAGCAGCTCTATGATGCCCGCGAAGGTGAGACTCTACAAACGCTTGCACCGCTTGGCAATGCGTTTGGCTACGACAAAGATGATTTCGATCTTGCCCTTTTAGTCTCTGGTGGAATTGGTGTTGCTCCGATGGCACTGCTGCAAGCTGCTTTGGAGGCACGTCAAAAAGAAGTCTATAACTTTGTCGGTGCGCGCACTGCTGAAGACATTGTTACGCGTTATCTTTCTAATGTGCAAGTCGCAACGGACGACGGCTCACTGGGCTACAAAGGCACAGTGGTTGCTTTGTTTGAGCAGGTCTTGCCTACCTTTCAAGGCAAGCGGTTGCGTGTGTTTGGGTGTGGTCCGAATCGAATGCTAAGTGCGCTGTGCAAACTTTGCAACTCACACGGCATTCCTTGTGAAGTCTCTATTGAATCGACGATGGGATGCGGCATTGGCATCTGCTACGGCTGCCCGATTCGTGTGCGTGACAGTAGTGGTAAAGTGCATCAAAAACTTCTCTGCCGATACGGAAGTGTAGTAGATGCCAAAGAAATTGTATTTGATGAAGAGTAG